The genomic region GTGCAACCGTGGTCCTCGACCGGCGCTTCGACCCCGAGACCGCGATGAAACGGGTCGACGAGCACGACGCAGAAGTTCTGGTCGTGGTCCCGGTGATGCTCCAGATGATCCTCGAACTTCCGAAGTCAACTCTGGACGGATTCAAGGCCGAAAACCTCGGCATCGTCACGCTTTCGGGATCGGCCCTGCCCGGGGGGCTCGCGACCGAGTGGATGGACCGCTACGGCGACAACATCTACAACCTTTACGGATCGACCGAGGTCGCCTTCGCGTCGATCGCCACGCCGGCCGACCTGCGGATCGACCCTGCCACAGCCGGCCGCCAGCCCCGCGGCACTTTGATCCGGCTGGTCGACGAGCACGGCGTTGACGTGCCCGAGGGTGAAGTCGGCCGGATCTTCGTCAACAACGGCATGACTTTCGAGGGATACACCGGTGGTGGCGGCAAGGAAAACCTCGGCGACTACATCTCGAGTGGCGACGTTGGCCACATCGACGACCGCGGGCTGCTGTTCATCGACGGCCGTGACGACGAGATGATCGTTTCCGGAGGAGAGAACATCTTCCCGGGCGAGGTTGAGGAGCTGCTGGCCGGGCACGAGCACATCGTCGAGGTCGCGGTGATCGGCGTGCCGGACGAAAAGTTCGGGCAGTCGCTGAAGGCATTCGTGGTCGTTCGGGGTTCCGGGGATCTGACCGAGTCGGATCTCAAGGCTTACGTCAAATCGAACCTCGCTTCATTCAAGGCCCCCAAGGAGATCATTTTCATGGATGAACTGCCGAGAAACGCGACCGGAAAGATCCTCAAACGCTCTCTAGTAGTAAGTTTGGACTGACGATGAGTGACTCAACTCCAGCCCCGTCAAAGGACGAGACGAGCGCGACGAACGGTCTGCCGGCCGAGCTCCGCCAGGTCGGCGAAGCATCGTCGAAGATGAACGCCCGGATCGAGTCCTTTGCGAAGGAGCTAAACGCCAGCGAAGCAAAGGCCCGGGAAGCCGAATTGGCCGCCCGCGAATCGGAGCTCAAAGCTCTGGCGATCGCGCGCGACGCGGTCAGCCAGGCCCGGAACTACGAGACCGAAGCCACCAAGGCCAAGGCTGAGGCGGCCACCGCCGATCAGCGCGTCGAAGCGGCCAAGACCGCCGCCGCGCGGGAAACGGCCGAAGCGCGTGAAGAGATCAAGGCCAAGGCCCGTGAGACCCTGCGCAAGCTGAGTGCCGAAGCGCGCGAGAAAATCGAGGCGTCGCAGACGGCCCGCCAGGAGGCGGAAGAAGCGCTCGACGGTTTCACCAGCCGAGAGGCCGAGCAGCGCGACTCGCAGGCCAAGGTCGAAGCCGAGCTCAAGCGGGTCGAAGGCACGCTGAAAGAAGAGCGCGCCACCCGCGAGGAGGCACTGAGCAAGGTCGCCGCCGAAGGCGAGGAACGCCTCGCCACCCGCACCAGGAATCTTGAAGAGACCGCCGAGCGCCTGGCCAAGGAAGCCCGGCAGGCGGCGGAGCGCGAAGCCG from Thermoleophilia bacterium harbors:
- a CDS encoding AMP-binding protein encodes the protein MGVGEVATKVTDLGYQMKVLVETGILAPMRPDRTARVVSALVRGGTTPGTAIKVAAIKHPDETFLIDEAGSLTFSEVHERSTQLARALARLGLGESDGIGIMCRNHRGFIETMLAAGKLGATALFLNTMFSGPQLAEVVDREGPKILVYDEEFEDLLVDVPDDVTRVIAWGGGDTGDESLEGLINSADSGDLPVPSVESKFIVLTSGTTGTPKGAQRSSPKGLSGIAGLLGKIPHRTGEKMVIAAPLFHSWGFINSIFALTLGATVVLDRRFDPETAMKRVDEHDAEVLVVVPVMLQMILELPKSTLDGFKAENLGIVTLSGSALPGGLATEWMDRYGDNIYNLYGSTEVAFASIATPADLRIDPATAGRQPRGTLIRLVDEHGVDVPEGEVGRIFVNNGMTFEGYTGGGGKENLGDYISSGDVGHIDDRGLLFIDGRDDEMIVSGGENIFPGEVEELLAGHEHIVEVAVIGVPDEKFGQSLKAFVVVRGSGDLTESDLKAYVKSNLASFKAPKEIIFMDELPRNATGKILKRSLVVSLD